DNA from Peromyscus eremicus unplaced genomic scaffold, PerEre_H2_v1 PerEre#2#chr22_unloc_1, whole genome shotgun sequence:
GCATTAGGTCAGGAAGGAATTGGCAAAGGAAGTAAGCTTTCCCACAGACTCTCCTAAGTCCTCATCAAATGGAGAATTCAAGATCTAGTTGATGAACACATTACTTACCCCATGCTTCAGGGTCATTTTCAGAAAATGGATGACATGTATCTAAAGGTGGCTCCAATAAGGGAATTGAGGGAACTGTCACCTGCGTAGATGTTGGTGATGCTATTTTTTTACTTCCAATTTTCCCAGAACAAGAAAAATCAGCTTTTTTGCTTCTTTTACCACTTTTAAGGTTTGATTATAAAGTTTACATTCATTCAAGGAATTCACTATAACTTCTTCATGAATATTATCCTCCTAATCTTCCTTAATCATTTTGATAACAGTCCAAGTTAATGAACAAGTGGCCCAAATTTGAACAGGGATCTTTCCCCCTTGTTTATTGGCCTTTTCAATGTCCTTTTGGATTCGGTCCCATACCACTTCATCTAAAATTCCTTCTTCTGGAAACCAGGAATTATAATCATAAACATTTGCAAACAATCCAATAGTTGTGGTTTTGATATTTGTGTTCCTCCTTACTCTAAAAAATGATGTGCTATATAGATATAAAGCAAAGCCTTTTCTGGTTTCTGCCACCTTATTCTCACttccttttttgtgtgtcttATCTCATAGCTGACTTCTGGTTCCTCATCAAGCACCACTTTTCATCACCCTAGGGATGGTAGGACCTGGGAGAATTGAGCCCATAGATATGGAGGACTAAAGTCTCatacaatagccaactttattcagagacCCAGAAAATTTATATTCTGCAGGTTAAGAAAGGTCACATGAGGAAGAAAGgtctcatgagttcaagctgtatacaatGATAAAAACAAGCCACATGGGACAAAACATGTCTTTGCATACAGGCATATACATGATAGTTTAAGCATTTAATGAATAACAACAGCAAGCAATAATGTGTAATCTCAAGTGAACTCACTCCTACCCACTACACTTGGGAGGAGtgcaaaaacacattccaagaacaatctcatgttttgaagaaactgaggtcacaagccTCTTGTCTTTTCTTGGACTGTTAACATAAGCATGTAGAATTAATTCTCTTCAATGAGCCCTTTCTGGAACCATGTTCCAATGGTACacctaaattaaatttattttaattttaagaaaaaatataacatatacatgaagaagctattttaaaaatatggagcatacacatatacagatacatTTATATCTGTCTTTGCACTActtgcatacctggtgcccaaggaagccagaagagtagATCAGATCTCCAGAAAAAAGCTTTATAAGTAGTTCTGAACCATcagacatgagtgctaggaaccaaacttgggtacCCAACAGCATCAGTACTACTGAGTCAAATCCCCAACTTGCCAATATGTCATTTATACTGTAGAAGATGAAGTTACACCATTACTGTTTCTGTCTTCTATCACTTGGAAAGATGAAATTCTCTACTATTTGGTCATTGAAGGAGTGACTACTTTCTGTccctctgtgaatggactctgCACATTGTTTCTCATTGTTAACACAGTTCTCTCGGTGTGAATGAAGACAACAAAAAATttatttgagccgggcggtggtggcgcatgcctttaatcccagcactcggaaggcagagccaggtggatctctgtgagttagaggccagcgtggactacagagtgagttccaagaaaggtgcaaagctacacagagaaaccctgtctcgaaaaaccaaaaaaaaaaatttacttgatTAGAGATGAGTCCAAATTATGTAGGGAAAGTTCcataatattatattttttttcaaaaaatactttatttttattttacatgtataggtgttttgtttgtatgtacgtatgtatgagtgtgttgaATACCTTGGAACAGGACTTAGAGTTGTGAActtccatgttggtgctgggaattgaaactgtgtcatctggaagaacagccagtgtgtttaactgctgaaccattcacaaccacttttttttaattttttgagacaggatttcttcatTAGAATTTcaacaatgaaacaccatgaccaaaaagtaagCTGAGAAGAAAGAGGATTATCTGGCCTACACTTgtatattgctgttcatcattaaaggaagtcaggacagaaacctaaatggggcaggaacttggaggcaggaattgatgcagaggccatggaggggtgctgcttagtggtttgtttcccatgccttgctcaatctgctttcttttaGATTCCAAGACCCTTCCCCATcagtctctatttttaaaaatgccttataGCACACCTtatagaggtattttctcaattgagtttctctcctttcagataactctagtgtcacttttgtcaacttgacatgcaaacacatcactattaagccacaacccTTCCGTTCTTATTCATTCCCAAGATCtcatattaaaaacataaatagctTTAATAAGTCCCacaatctttacaaattcaaacacactaaaatttttctttaaaaatatccaatctcactaaaaatccaaagtctctatTAAAAGTTGAAGGTCTTTCaattatggctttttaaaaaatcaaagttaAGTTAAATACCTTCTCCCTTCAAGAAGGAAGAATCAGGGTAGTCACATTctgcaaaacagaaaaacaaactccaacagtataaataactccACTATTAATGACTGGGATCCACTCACAACCTTCAGGGCTTCTCCAAAGGgtttgggtcacttctctggctccaccCTCTGAAGTTCCCACAACTTCTCTCCTAGGCTCTGACTGGTTCCACTTCACCACTGCTGATGATTTTGGTGGACACCCCATGGTACTGGTATTTCCAAAATGGCGGCGTCTTTGCTTTGTATGCAAAGTTTTACTTCTTTTATGAGGTTCATGGGATTTTTCTCtagtatgtattctttcatgatACTGAAGATGAGTCTTAcgtgcaaaagctttaccacattgattacatgcAAAGGGTTTTACTCCAGCATGACTTCTTTCATGACTGAGAAGATTACTGCGAGATGAAAAGGCtataccacattgattacattcatagggtctctctccagtatgacttctttcatgccgtTGAAGGTGACTATtatgtgtaaaggctttaccacactgattacattcatagcgTTTCCCTCCAgaatgacttctttcatgcctttgaagatgactgttatgtacaaaggctttaccacactggtGACATTCAAAGGGTTTCTCAACAGTATGATTTCTTTCATGCCTTTGCATACTACTAGGATATGCAAATGTTTTACCACATTgactacattcatagggcttctctccagtgtgacatCTTTCATGTATTTTAAGTTCACTGGGACGcgcaaaggcttttccacattgatgacattcataaggtttcttcCCAGTATGAATTCTGGGCACTTGAAGATAACTTTGACATGCAAAGTCTTTATCATCTTGATTACAGTCATAAGGTTTCATTTTCAAATGCATTCCTTGGTGTAATTGTAACGAGCAACCAGATGTAAATGTTTTGTCACAGTGTTTACATTCACAGGATTCCTCTTCATTATGGATTCTTTCATGTGTTTGAAGAAACTTGTGATGGTTCAAGCCTTTTGTACATGGTTCACATTTACAACATCCTTTTCTCATATGAGTTTTTTCACTTCTCTGAAGAGAACTGGAAGAACTCAGAGTTTTACCATACTGATTGAATTCATAACATTTTCCTATAGTGTGAGTCACATTACATGTGCAATGTGAACCAGGccagacagaagaatttccaCATTCCTTGTACTCACAAGGCTCTTTTCCAATGTGAGTTTCTTGATGTATTTCCGGTGAAGTTGGAAATCCAATTAATTCTGCCCTTGTATCATGATCACCATGTCTTCTCATAGTGGGCACTACTACATATCTCCTATTTTTTCTAGGAGAGACAGAGGTACATTGCTTCTTTCCATATCCTTTACGCTCACAtggcttgtatccagagtgaTAGATCATGTACCTattaaaagaataataacaaataaaagattGTCACAATGCATTGACACAGTTTAACTTGTTGTGTCTCATAGAGATGTGGTATAGGGATTAAGGTCTCTCCATCACAACAACATCCTTGACTCTCATAAACTGCCCTTCTCACTAAACTTTGGTAAGTCTCTTCAAGTATATGAGTAACGCTAGCTTAACTAAGGGACAATTTGCTTATAAAAGGCCTTGGACATACCCTAATCCCTTAATCAATGTGAATGCCTTTACAATACTTGAATGGAATGAAACTAAATGGATATATAGCTCTACAACATGGATCTCAGGGGACTATGATTAATATGGTGACATCTGTTAAGACATTGtttccttgtcttgtttcttaaAGGACCACCTTGCAGACATAGACTACCTACCTGAAATCAAGGTACATGATGCTgtaaaaatttattaataatcaCAAATCTATTATTATTTATACTGTTGCTTTTCATTAAATATCAGGGCACATTAAAATTTCTTCAGAGATACaaatctatcaccttgcacaagaAACTTACCTtccatgtcttctagaactttgacaatgttcttcaatattcTCGTCTTCCCAtttgtagcctaaaatatagtACCAGAAAAGTATGATACATTATTGGAAATTATGCAAAATTTGAGTTATTATCTTCAGTGAACCTTAGAACCTTGCCTGACTTGTTCACCGTATTCTTTCACTTTCACAGTCAAAATCACAGTGGATCACCAATGTCCAATAAAAGCATGTCCCTTAAgttaaaaagggaaggaaaactcACATTCTTACCTACAGTAGAAAGGTTCCagtaggtttccagcatcacatctttgtagagactcttctgacaaggatccagcaaagcccactcttcATGGGTGAAGTTCACATGCACAtcctcataggtcactgcatcctAAAGTATCCCAAATATGTACATAATAGAAATGTTGA
Protein-coding regions in this window:
- the LOC131900750 gene encoding zinc finger protein 120-like, with amino-acid sequence MDAVTYEDVHVNFTHEEWALLDPCQKSLYKDVMLETYWNLSTVGYKWEDENIEEHCQSSRRHGRYMIYHSGYKPCERKGYGKKQCTSVSPRKNRRYVVVPTMRRHGDHDTRAELIGFPTSPEIHQETHIGKEPCEYKECGNSSVWPGSHCTCNVTHTIGKCYEFNQYGKTLSSSSSLQRSEKTHMRKGCCKCEPCTKGLNHHKFLQTHERIHNEEESCECKHCDKTFTSGCSLQLHQGMHLKMKPYDCNQDDKDFACQSYLQVPRIHTGKKPYECHQCGKAFARPSELKIHERCHTGEKPYECSQCGKTFAYPSSMQRHERNHTVEKPFECHQCGKAFVHNSHLQRHERSHSGGKRYECNQCGKAFTHNSHLQRHERSHTGERPYECNQCGIAFSSRSNLLSHERSHAGVKPFACNQCGKAFARKTHLQYHERIHTREKSHEPHKRSKTLHTKQRRRHFGNTSTMGCPPKSSAVVKWNQSEPRREVVGTSEGGAREVTQTLWRSPEGCEWIPVINSGVIYTVGVCFSVLQNVTTLILPS